In Caloenas nicobarica isolate bCalNic1 chromosome 5, bCalNic1.hap1, whole genome shotgun sequence, a single genomic region encodes these proteins:
- the GCHFR gene encoding GTP cyclohydrolase 1 feedback regulatory protein has translation MPYLLISTQIRMEAGPTMVGDEHSDPVLMSFLGATKRNMLGNHFWEYYVNDAPRIVLDKLESRGYRVVSMTGVGQTLVWCLHKE, from the exons atgccgTACCTGCTCATCAGCACCCAGATCCGCATG GAGGCTGGACCCACCATGGTGGGGGACGAGCACTCAGATCCCGTCCTGATGAGCTTCCTGGGGGCCACCAAGAGGAACATGCTGGGGAACCACTT CTGGGAGTACTACGTGAACGACGCGCCGCGGATCGTGCTGGACAAGCTGGAGAGCCGCGGGTACCGCGTGGTCAGCATGACGGGCGTGGGGCAGACCCTGGTCTGGTGCCTGCACAAGGAATAG
- the C5H15orf62 gene encoding uncharacterized protein C15orf62 homolog, mitochondrial: MDTWRRGSLKSTTFFRRFSLRRHKKLGNQVIILNQNSHTLDSEGQCQKREGLRDLKDKSDYLSCQSEQNLAKVQAPPKPPRLYLDSSSCPNIIDRTDSHPDISFSSAAHQYHKATQTQSHREQGTDCGAAELGAQNGTAPPDPADPFLSFKVDLGLSLLEDVLQTLRKQNPRDYAI; encoded by the coding sequence ATGGATACCTGGCGGAGAGGGTCCCTCAAGTCCACGACGTTCTTCAGACGCTTCTCGCTCAGGAGACACAAAAAGCTGGGCAACCAGGTCATCATCTTGAACCAGAACAGCCACACTCTGGACAGTGAGGGCCAGTGTCAGAAGAGGGAAGGCCTGAGGGATCTGAAGGACAAGTCTGATTACCTGTCATGCCAGAGCGAGCAGAACCTGGCCAAGGTGCAAGCACCGCCCAAGCCTCCCCGGCTCTACCTGGACAGTTCCAGCTGCCCCAACATCATCGACCGCACGGATTCTCACCCCGACATCTccttttccagtgctgctcACCAATACCACAAAGCCACCCAAACTCAGTCCCACAGGGAGCAGGGCACAGACTGCGGGGCCGCGGAGCTGGGCGCCCAGAACGGCACCGCTCCGCCCGACCCGGCCGACCCCTTCCTGTCCTTCAAGGTGGATTTGGGGCTGTCGCTTCTCGAGGATGTTCTGCAGACCCTCAGGAAACAGAATCCCAGAGATTACGCCATTTGA